A genomic segment from Amycolatopsis camponoti encodes:
- a CDS encoding glycoside hydrolase family 43 protein, giving the protein MKLSCLAVVFALFAALIAPAAQAGQTALRAADPSVLRVGSTYVAVQSSGGGIVARQATSPDGLASAPARRIWSDSRGRGEVWAPEIVLDGGRFYVYFSAGTGAAHRMYVISSAVADSGYTAETQLALPDGKWAIDGTLFTFGGQRWFVWSGWAGDTNVEQNLYLARMSGPTTPTGARYVISQPRESWERVVGNPFINEAPVPIKDPGGQLHIAYSTNGSWSDQYCLAEIRLRAGGDPTYVWDWYKSNGCLFGSHRETMMAGWDPTLYVDGPGSHSFVLLNGDIATSPPAGPKFPLMFHAVPKGTPYSWANRYWYTGSFCWWGSTTYRRANVPGATTDTGWSLKFFE; this is encoded by the coding sequence ATGAAACTCTCTTGTCTCGCCGTCGTTTTCGCCCTCTTCGCCGCGCTGATCGCGCCGGCCGCGCAAGCCGGTCAGACCGCGTTGCGGGCGGCCGATCCCAGCGTCCTCCGGGTCGGTTCCACCTACGTCGCCGTGCAGTCGTCCGGCGGCGGGATCGTCGCGCGGCAGGCCACCTCCCCCGACGGCCTGGCGAGCGCGCCCGCCCGGCGGATCTGGTCGGACAGCCGCGGCCGCGGCGAGGTGTGGGCCCCGGAGATCGTCCTCGACGGCGGCCGGTTCTACGTCTACTTCTCCGCCGGAACCGGTGCGGCGCACCGGATGTACGTGATCAGCTCCGCCGTCGCCGACAGCGGCTACACCGCCGAGACCCAGCTGGCGCTGCCCGACGGCAAGTGGGCCATCGACGGCACGCTGTTCACCTTCGGCGGGCAGCGGTGGTTCGTCTGGTCGGGCTGGGCCGGGGACACCAACGTCGAGCAGAACCTCTACCTCGCGCGGATGAGCGGCCCGACGACGCCGACCGGGGCGCGGTACGTCATCTCCCAGCCGCGCGAGAGCTGGGAACGCGTGGTGGGCAACCCCTTCATCAACGAGGCGCCCGTGCCGATCAAGGACCCCGGCGGGCAGTTGCACATCGCCTACTCGACCAACGGCAGCTGGAGCGACCAGTACTGCCTCGCCGAGATCCGCCTGCGCGCCGGCGGCGACCCGACGTACGTCTGGGACTGGTACAAGTCGAACGGCTGCCTCTTCGGCTCCCACCGCGAGACGATGATGGCCGGCTGGGACCCGACGCTCTACGTCGACGGCCCGGGCAGCCACAGCTTCGTCCTGCTGAACGGCGACATCGCGACGAGCCCGCCCGCCGGGCCGAAGTTCCCGCTGATGTTCCACGCCGTCCCCAAGGGCACGCCGTACTCGTGGGCCAACCGCTACTGGTACACGGGCTCGTTCTGCTGGTGGGGTTCGACGACGTACCGCCGCGCCAACGTCCCGGGCGCGACCACCGACACCGGCTGGAGCCTCAAGTTCTTCGAGTGA